The DNA region GAAATTTCCTGTCAAAAACCTCTCAAATGCCGGAGATACCCAAAAATTAATCAGTATTCTTGAAAATGAAAATGAAAAGATAATCAACACAGGCAATACAGGCACCATCATGAGGTTTATGACTGCTTATTATGCAATCAAGGAAGGGGAATGGGATCTGATAGGGTCGGAAAGGATGAAAGAGCGTCCAATCAAGAACCTTGTTGATGTATTAAAAGGCTTTGGCGCTGATATTGAATATCTTGGCAGGGAGGGTTATCCGCCACTGAGAATCAGAGGGAAACAGCTTAAAGGAGGGAAGTGTAAGGTGGATGCTACCGTCAGCAGCCAATATATCTCAGCACTTTTACTCATTGCACCGAAGCTGAAAAATGGCATTGAAATGGAACTCATGGGAGACCCTATTTCCTTCCCATTTATTAAAATGACGCTTAAAATGCTTGAATTTTATGGGATTAAGGTCAGTGTAAAGGGGAAACATATTTATATTGCCCCACAGGAGTATAAACCAGCTAACCTGACTGTGGAAAGCGACTGGTCTTCTGCTTCTTATTTATATGCTTTGACAGCCATGAATGATGACGTTGAAATTGAACTGCCGGGATTGCACAAAGATAGTTGGCAGGGCGACTCCATTGTTGCAAAACTGATGAAACCTTTTGGCGTTGAAACGGTTTATAATAAAAACAGCATTTCAATCTTCAGGACTAAAAGAAAAATCAAAAAGTTTGAATACGACTTCCGGGCCAATCCTGATCTGGCTCCCACTTTTGCGGTCATATGCTCCGCACTCAAAATTCCTTTCCGCTTTGAAGGAATTCATGCCTTACGGATCAAGGAAAGCGACAGGGTTGCCGCCCTTGAAGAACAACTTCAGAAACTGAACATGAAGGTAAGCAGTACGGAGAGCAGCCTGATCGGAGAAGAATCACACCAAATTTCCTTTTTTGACAATGTCATTAAAAGCTACAGCGACCATCGTATTGTGATGAGCTTTGTCCCTGCTCTTTGCTTGCACCGGGAATTAATGATTGAAGACCCCGATGTGGTCGAAAAATCTTATCCGGCATTCTGGAATGACCTTGAAAACCTTGGTATTATGTTCCGTTATGCACTCTAAATCATTGTGAAATGGCTGGAAATAGCTTTGGAGAATTATTCAGAATCACAACCTTCGGAGAAAGCCACGGGCCCCTGATTGGGGTTACCATTGACGGTTGCCCGCCTGATTTGCATTTTAATTTTGAATTATTGAAGACAGCATTATCCCGCAGAAGGCCGGGACAATCAGATGTTACTTCCAGCCGCAATGAACCGGATATTCCTGAGGTTGTTTCCGGAATTTTTGATGGCAAAACCACAGGAGCTCCGATTACCATTCTTATCAAAAATACAGACTCAAAAAGTGAAGATTATCAGCAATATGCAGGTTTATTCCGCCCTTCCCATGCGGAATTTTCTTACTGGAAAAAATACGGCCATTTTGACTATCGCGGAGGGGGTCGCTCCTCTGCCCGCGAAACGGCTGCAAGGGTTGCGGCCGGTGCAGTAGCTAAAATGCTGCTTTCTAAATACCAGATTAATGTGATTGCATTTACCTTTTCCATTGGCTATCTCTCTCTGGAAAATTTAAGTGAAAATATTTCTGAAAATCAGGTGGAAGAAAGTCTGGTGCGTTGTCCTGACAAAGATCTGACAGAGAAAATGCATCAGCTTATTGAGGAAGCAAAAAAACAGGGGGATAGTCTGGGAGGAGTTATCGGCTGCTTTATAAAAAATTGTCCGGCTGGGCTTGGTGAACCTGTTTTTGACCGTTTTGAAGCTGATCTGGCAAAAGCCATGTTAAGTATCAATGCTACCAAAGGATTTGAAATCGGGGATGGCTTCAGGTCGGCTCAGATGAAAGGCTCCGAAAACAATGATTATTTCGGGTTAAACGAAAAAGGGGAGGTCGTTTTGCTCAGCAACCATGCCGGTGGTGTTTTGGGTGGAATTACCACAGGAGCAGATATTTTCTTTAAAGTTGCCTTTAAACCGGTTTCAACGATTCAACAAAATCAGGTTTTTTACAGCAGGGAAGGAGAAAAAGTAATACTTGAGAATAAGCCCGGACGTCATGATCCCTGCGTAATACCCAGGGCAGTTCCTGTAGTGGAAGCTATGGCTGCAATAGTAACAGCGGATCACTTTCTCAGGCAAAAATCCTTGTGTGGCTGAAGATTTATTTGTTTTTCAAACACCTGACGTAATAACCGTTTTCGAACAGATTCTGATAGACAGCGAGGCTGTAATCTTCTTCATGGATTTCCATTGTAAAAGCATCCTCTGCATTGGCAATGGTAGAGCTCCAGAAACTTGTATGCCGGCCTATTCCATAAAAAAAGTCATTGTCTGAAGTATAATCTCCTCCAAGTAATGCATCAAAACCGGACTTTCCACCTTTGATCAGGGAGGCACCTGCCTTTTCCATTCCGCCAAGATAATTGATGAGTTCCATGAATTCTGCTTTGGAAGGAAGATGCCAGCCTGCTGGACAGGCTTTGGTGGCTGCTTTGTAAGTATAAAGATAGCCAAAGGTGTCGCAATATGCCTGCACCTTGTCAAAGCAAAAACTTCCGGTCATTTTGTATTTCAGGTTTTCAGCCATCCACACCTGATTCCCGATTTCAACGGTTTTATAGACCTGCTGATCGCGTGAATCTTTAAAAGTTTGTGATCTGCTTGGAAAAATGTATGCGGAAGTTAGTAATAAAATTAAAAATAAGTTTCTCATAATGAATGTTTTAAAATGTTTTTATACTATACTTTTCCTTCAATTCTTTTCAGCTGACATCTTTCTGAGAATAATAATTTCCAGAATCAACATGAGTAAATTGAATGCCCAGGTGAGGTAAAAGCCATATCGTAAAAGATCTGGCTTATACTTAAAAAATCCGATGCATAGCAAAATGAAAGCAAGTATCAGTAAAATCAGGATATGAACGGGCCTTTGCCTGAAAAACTGAAGGTAAAAGATGAAAACAAAAATAAAGGCGACAATACCGAAAATCAATATTGGCCACAACTGGATAAAAATGCCCAAAACTGAATAAGCTTTTCCGTCAGGCAGACTGATTTTATTAATGAATTTTTCACGTTTGCCTTGTTTAGATCCGGAGGAATCAGGCTGTATGACATTTTCACCGGTTGAAATGCTGGCATTACTGTCAGGACTTACGATATCAGATGTGTCGAAAGTTACTGCTACCTTCGGTTTAACCTGTTCATTTTCAGCATTTTGTTTTTCTCCGCTCTTATCTTCGCAGTCCAGAATGACGAAAGGAAGAAAAAAGCATACAATCACCAGAATGTTGATTGATTTCGATAAACTTATGAGTTTTTTCATGGCAATGATTTTTTATATCATACAAATGTACGATGGTTTATAAAAAATAATCGGGAGATTATGAAAATTATTGCTTTTTACCTGAAAATTTACAGGTATTTCATGAATGATTTTGTATTTTAATGATTCAGTATAATGAAACTATGAATAACCCCCGGAGTATATTTCTGATACAGATTATTGCTAAAAATCAAAAGATTGGCAATGTTGTACAGAAAAGAATAGCAAACTCACTTTCAACGCCTTATTCTTCCATAACCGCCTTAATCCCCGGCAGCTCTTTCC from Sphingobacteriales bacterium includes:
- the aroC gene encoding chorismate synthase codes for the protein MAGNSFGELFRITTFGESHGPLIGVTIDGCPPDLHFNFELLKTALSRRRPGQSDVTSSRNEPDIPEVVSGIFDGKTTGAPITILIKNTDSKSEDYQQYAGLFRPSHAEFSYWKKYGHFDYRGGGRSSARETAARVAAGAVAKMLLSKYQINVIAFTFSIGYLSLENLSENISENQVEESLVRCPDKDLTEKMHQLIEEAKKQGDSLGGVIGCFIKNCPAGLGEPVFDRFEADLAKAMLSINATKGFEIGDGFRSAQMKGSENNDYFGLNEKGEVVLLSNHAGGVLGGITTGADIFFKVAFKPVSTIQQNQVFYSREGEKVILENKPGRHDPCVIPRAVPVVEAMAAIVTADHFLRQKSLCG
- a CDS encoding 3-phosphoshikimate 1-carboxyvinyltransferase translates to MKKIKIESINPKIEGKIILPSSKSISNRALVIRALSGQKFPVKNLSNAGDTQKLISILENENEKIINTGNTGTIMRFMTAYYAIKEGEWDLIGSERMKERPIKNLVDVLKGFGADIEYLGREGYPPLRIRGKQLKGGKCKVDATVSSQYISALLLIAPKLKNGIEMELMGDPISFPFIKMTLKMLEFYGIKVSVKGKHIYIAPQEYKPANLTVESDWSSASYLYALTAMNDDVEIELPGLHKDSWQGDSIVAKLMKPFGVETVYNKNSISIFRTKRKIKKFEYDFRANPDLAPTFAVICSALKIPFRFEGIHALRIKESDRVAALEEQLQKLNMKVSSTESSLIGEESHQISFFDNVIKSYSDHRIVMSFVPALCLHRELMIEDPDVVEKSYPAFWNDLENLGIMFRYAL